In the Acropora muricata isolate sample 2 chromosome 10, ASM3666990v1, whole genome shotgun sequence genome, one interval contains:
- the LOC136930782 gene encoding uncharacterized protein: MDALYGHATEPIPHRVSRAGRPNVVRELAGARLERLRSKKKARAGFASNVTVKIREITELLTDDRNLSTVKEKLVHAVIAFDRLKEAHFDYWSEVKDASGIAECRDYWVKQNENFGAFRQQVDDWMALAEHKVLLASLRGGSHLLISPEDSVSCIGSHAQSNSSKRSKNHSRASTRGSLAAPVEAVRMKEAAKFAELKAEKVMLERRQVLEEKKFRLKQEEARLNLEVEIAKSAAKEHALAALSPSPSDNLPLRPLESRPEVKKEDVGAPVIRELNYSECSGESHYVPPRANARRQDIMQDNTVFAADPDRFIACDDYQKEALAFQRQQTALQVQQNRIVELLAVNQNKSRLPQPRVPMFDGNPVEYRSFIQAFENLIESRTQSSTERLYYLEQYTSGDVKELVRSCHHLPPEEGYVEARRLLLRKFGDEYRIASAYELKALAWPQVKPEDGFALSKFAIFLSSCKNALSSSLYASKFDQPGNLQKLVFKLPFSMRERWRRSANDIMELQSRPVKFDDLVAFVDREARIATNPVFGNISSFAQSGSGSARRPSQSHAGSASSKVKTSTFATQVQNNRHANPEQYSDANPVVLGSQSVTCPFCQKSHALEDCRFLRWKPYQERIKFLSSMRLCFGCLSDNHVARLCPQRKVCKLPNCSRKHPTVLHTTSVREKSSVDIGVGTESIADTQVSNAMASTVQHANTLHGDTCGRIAMAVVPVKVHSKKTNRTVVTLAFLDSGSTATFCTESLMKKLDERGPEIKISLSTLEKKNSLVDSYLLRDITVSDLDENDFINLSTLYTRPEIPVNGEDIPTQEDVDRWPHLNGVFIPHVDTEIGLLIASDVPEALDPIEVKHSQNGGPYAARTRIGWAINGPLGRRRNRSQSKSTSFLVRVDPQFQRMVEDFYNRDFTDCFVDDTTEMSQDELRFMQNAKKIQLNDGHYQIPLPFKDHVVSVPNNKQQALSRITWLKKRLENDPKFHDDYSAFMKELVDKGHARKVPLDQKNDKSLDAWYIPHHGIYHPYKPEKIRVVFDCSAKFRGVSLNSMLYKGPDLTNSLVGVLTRFREDRIAVMADIESMFHQVRVPDRDSTFLRFLWWDDGDTTREGQEYQMLVHLFGAISSPASANFALRQTADDNKDYFPTEVINTVFRNFYVDDCLKSFPAENDAIAHVNHLQALLSRGGFRLTKWVSNSRKVLQAIPKPELSKELRRLDLSKDEIPAQRALGMQWCVETDTFTFNIGIKPRQPTRRGILSIVSSVFDPLGFAAPFVLFAKQILQDLCRIKLGWDDEIPPEHLSSWVKWLDDLPKLSSFSVNRSVLPERFGPVVFSQLHHFSDASEAAYGSVSYLRITNAEGRVHCAFLFAKSRLAPLKSTSIPRLELSAATISIRLDKMLKREIEIPLSEPSIFWTDSMSVLRYVKNENKRFHTFVANRIAMIRDSSSPCQWYHLEGIKNPGDHTSRGLSAEGLLSCEKWLMGPEFLWKSECQWPTQSLDTSIVIQHNDPEVKPDIEVKSHAISLGAPIASPTASLSDRFEKFSSWYRLKKTVARIFRFRNNLLMAIQNKRKGGQLNTNQKQLPFITLDEMENAEKAILKNVQRAAFPEEFSRLESGNRECVKRNSPLFKLDPLVRDGLLRVGGRLTRAHISSDAKHQIIIPKGSHVSNLIIDHYHKLSGHSGRQHVLSMIRQKYWIIKANSAVRRVLRGCYSCRKREAPPCEQIMADLPEDRLIPDKPPFTAVGVDFFGPFQVRRSRSLVKRYGVIFTCLTIRAVHIEVAHSLDTDSFLLALRRFIARRGQVQEIRSDNGTNITSGERELRESIQAWNNEKIHEAMLQKSIKWSFNPPSGSHHGGIWERCIRSLRKILRALLQEQTTDDEGLATLMCEVESILNNRPLTVVSDDSRDLEPLTPNHLLLLKSDAPMPPGTFQREDLFSRRRWRQVQYLADVFWKRWSREYLPLLQIRQKWQYPRRNLAVGDIVLVVTENTSRNQWPLGRIQEIFPDKRGFVRKVKVSVRSTILERPVDKIVLLVEEEKSNSI; the protein is encoded by the coding sequence ATGGACGCCCTTTACGGGCATGCTACAGAGCCTATTCCGCATCGGGTATCTCGTGCGGGAAGACCGAACGTCGTCCGGGAGTTAGCTGGAGCACGACTCGAAAGACTTCGCTCAAAGAAGAAAGCGAGAGCAGGTTTTGCTTCAAATGTCACCGTCAAAATAAGAGAGATCACAGAACTCCTTACCGACGACAGAAATCTTTCGACAGTTAAAGAAAAGCTTGTACATGCAGTCATCGCTTTCGACCGGCTTAAGGAAGCTCACTTTGACTATTGGTCAGAAGTTAAGGATGCAAGCGGTATCGCGGAATGTCGTGACTATTGGGTAAAACAGAATGAGAATTTTGGTGCCTTTCGCCAGCAGGTGGACGACTGGATGGCCCTTGCAGAGCATAAAGTACTTCTAGCCTCGCTTAGAGGTGGCTCACATCTTCTTATAAGTCCTGAGGACTCGGTTAGTTGCATTGGCTCCCATGCACAGTCTAATTCCTCGAAGCGCTCAAAGAATCATAGTCGTGCGAGTACGCGTGGTAGCCTTGCTGCGCCTGTAGAAGCTGTGAGAATGAAAGAAGCAGCAAAATTCGCAGAATTAAAAGCAGAAAAGGTTATGCTTGAAAGGCGACAAGTTTTAGAGGAAAAGAAATTTCGTTTAAAGCAGGAAGAGGCTCGCCTGAATTTGGAAGTTGAAATCGCTAAGAGTGCAGCTAAAGAACATGCCCTAGCCGCGCTGTCCCCGTCACCGTCAGATAACTTGCCCTTACGGCCTCTCGAATCGAGACCGGAGGTCAAGAAGGAAGATGTTGGTGCGCCAGTTATCAGGGAGTTGAACTACTCTGAATGCTCCGGTGAGTCTCATTATGTCCCTCCTCGTGCGAATGCTCGTCGCCAAGATATCATGCAAGACAATACAGTGTTTGCTGCCGATCCCGACCGCTTCATTGCCTGCGACGATTATCAAAAGGAGGCACTAGCGTTTCAGCGACAGCAGACAGCGTTGCAGGTCCAGCAAAATCGGATCGTCGAACTATTAGCCGTGAACCAGAACAAAAGCAGACTCCCTCAACCCCGTGTACCTATGTTCGATGGGAACCCTGTAGAATACCGTAGCTTTATTCAAGCGTTCGAGAATCTGATTGAGTCACGTACGCAAAGTAGTACCGAAAGACTCTACTATCTGGAGCAATACACTAGTGGGGATGTCAAAGAGCTGGTACGGTCCTGTCATCATCTGCCACCTGAGGAAGGATACGTCGAAGCACGTAGGCTTCTCCTGCGTAAATTTGGAGACGAGTACCGGATTGCCTCTGCATATGAATTGAAGGCGTTGGCGTGGCCTCAAGTTAAGCCAGAAGACGGTTTTGCTCTTAGCAAgtttgctatttttctttccagttgtAAGAACGCTTTGAGCAGCAGTTTGTACGCGTCAAAGTTTGACCAGCCAGGAAACCTTCAGaaactggttttcaaattacCGTTCTCTATGAGAGAGAGATGGCGGCGCAGCGCCAACGATATTATGGAGCTTCAGTCAAGACCTGTAAAGTTTGACGACCTCGTTGCTTTCGTTGACCGTGAAGCTAGAATTGCCACCAACCCAGTCTTTGGAAACATCTCGAGCTTTGCTCAATCAGGTTCAGGTTCAGCACGAAGACCGTCACAATCGCACGCTGGTTCCGCCTCTTCCAAGGTGAAGACATCGACTTTTGCCACCCAAGTACAGAACAATCGACACGCGAATCCAGAACAGTATTCCGATGCTAATCCCGTAGTGCTTGGTTCTCAATCCGTAACGTGTCCATTCTGTCAAAAGAGCCATGCCCTTGAAGACTGCCGCTTCCTTAGATGGAAACCATACCAAGAGCGAATCAAGTTTTTATCTTCAATGAGGCTGTGCTTTGGCTGTTTATCTGATAATCATGTGGCAAGGCTCTGCCCTCAGCGTAAAGTTTGCAAGCTCCCTAATTGCTCTCGGAAGCATCCTACAGTCCTTCATACTACAAGCGTTCGTGAAAAATCTTCGGTGGACATTGGTGTCGGAACCGAGAGCATTGCTGATACTCAAGTTTCTAATGCCATGGCCAGCACAGTCCAGCATGCCAATACCCTTCATGGAGACACTTGTGGCAGGATAGCGATGGCCGTCGTACCCGTAAAAGTCCACTCGAAGAAAACCAATCGAACAGTCGTCACTCTGGCTTTTCTAGACAGTGGCAGCACTGCTACCTTCTGTACCGAATCGCTAATGAAGAAATTAGATGAGCGAGGGCCTGAAATAAAGATATCTCTGTCCACCCTTGAAAAGAAGAACAGCCTGGTCGACAGTTATCTCCTCCGCGACATAACAGTCTCGGATCTGGATGAAAATGACTTCATTAATCTTTCCACGCTCTATACCAGGCCGGAAATTCCAGTTAACGGGGAAGATATTCCAACTCAGGAAGACGTAGATCGCTGGCCTCATTTAAATGGCGTTTTTATTCCCCACGTCGATACAGAGATCGGACTTCTCATCGCCAGCGACGTTCCAGAGGCGCTCGATCCGATCGAAGTGAAGCATAGCCAAAACGGTGGTCCTTATGCCGCAAGGACACGCATCGGTTGGGCGATAAATGGCCCGTTAGGACGTCGTCGCAACCGCTCCCAGTCTAAGTCCACAAGCTTCCTTGTCAGAGTGGACCCTCAATTTCAGCGCATGGTAGAGGACTTTTACAATCGCGACTTTACTGATTGTTTTGTTGATGATACCACTGAGATGTCGCAGGATGAACTCCGCTTCATGCAGAATGCCAAAAAGATACAGTTGAATGATGGACATTATCAAATCCCACTACCGTTTAAAGATCACGTGGTCTCAGTCCCTAACAATAAACAGCAAGCCCTGTCACGAATCACCTGGTTGAAGAAGAGATTGGAGAACGATCCTAAGTTCCATGACGATTACAGTGCGTTCATGAAAGAATTGGTAGACAAGGGCCATGCGCGTAAAGTGCCTCTCGATCAGAAGAATGACAAAAGCCTCGACGCATGGTACATACCTCATCATGGAATTTACCATCCATATAAACCGGAAAAAATCAGGGTCGTTTTCGACTGCTCGGCGAAGTTTAGAGGAGTTTCCCTTAACAGCATGTTATACAAGGGTCCAGATTTAACAAATTCGCTTGTTGGGGTGTTAACAAGGTTCCGAGAAGACAGAATCGCAGTAATGGCGGACATAGAGTCCATGTTTCACCAAGTTCGAGTTCCAGACCGTGATAGTACGTTTCTGCGTTTTCTTTGGTGGGACGATGGCGATACGACGCGAGAAGGTCAAGAATACCAGATGCTTGTTCACCTTTTTGGGGCCATATCGTCACCTGCTTCCGCAAATTTTGCATTGCGACAGACCGCAGATGACAACAAGGATTATTTTCCTACTGAAGTCATAAACACGGTGTTCAGAAATTTCTACGTTGATGACTGTCTCAAGTCCTTTCCCGCAGAGAATGATGCCATTGCACATGTTAACCACCTTCAGGCCCTACTTTCAAGAGGCGGCTTCAGACTTACAAAGTGGGTCAGTAACAGTAGAAAGGTTCTACAAGCAATTCCTAAGCCTGAACTATCTAAAGAGTTAAGAAGACTGGACCTCAGCAAAGATGAAATACCTGCACAAAGAGCACTTGGTATGCAGTGGTGCGTGGAAACGGACACCTTCACCTTTAACATTGGTATTAAGCCTCGTCAACCTACCCGCAGGGGAATTTTATCCATAGTCAGCAGCGTTTTCGACCCGTTAGGCTTCGCTGCGCCATTTGTTCTGTTCGCCAAACAAATATTGCAAGACCTTTGTCGCATCAAGCTAGGATGGGACGACGAAATTCCTCCCGAACACCTCTCGAGTTGGGTTAAGTGGCTTGACGATCTTCCGAAGCTCTCTTCATTTTCCGTGAACCGTTCTGTGTTACCGGAACGTTTTGGTCCTGTGGTTTTCAGTCAACTTCATCATTTCTCCGACGCCTCAGAAGCTGCATATGGCTCAGTTTCCTATCTACGAATAACAAACGCAGAGGGGAGAGTACACTGTGCATTCCTATTTGCGAAGTCTCGCCTTGCCCCATTGAAATCCACCTCTATTCCTCGTTTAGAGCTGTCAGCTGCAACGATTTCCATCCGCCTTGACAAAATGCTCAAAAGAGAGATTGAAATACCATTGAGTGAGCCTTCCATTTTCTGGACCGACAGCATGTCCGTCTTACGCTacgttaaaaatgaaaacaagcgTTTTCACACATTTGTTGCAAACCGCATTGCTATGATACGAGACAGCTCCAGTCCTTGTCAGTGGTATCATTTGGAAGGAATCAAGAATCCTGGCGATCACACTTCGAGAGGCCTTTCAGCCGAAGGTCTGCTGAGTTGCGAAAAGTGGCTTATGGGGCCGGAGTTTCTGTGGAAATCGGAATGCCAATGGCCAACTCAATCTTTGGATACTTCAATTGTCATTCAACACAACGATCCCGAAGTGAAACCCGATATAGAGGTAAAGTCCCATGCAATTTCTCTGGGAGCACCAATTGCCTCTCCTACAGCAAGTCTATCAGATCGTTTCGAGAAATTCTCAAGTTGGTATCGTTTGAAGAAAACAGTTGCTAGGATCTTCCGTTTCCGAAATAATCTCCTTATGGCGatccaaaacaaaaggaaaggcgGTCAACTGAATACCAACCAGAAGCAACTTCCATTTATTACCCTTGATGAAATGGAGAATGCTGAGAAAGCAATATTGAAGAACGTTCAAAGAGCAGCATTCCCAGAGGAGTTCAGCCGGCTTGAGTCAGGAAACAGAGAATGTGTAAAGCGCAACAGCCCCCTTTTTAAACTTGATCCACTCGTGAGGGATGGTTTGTTGCGCGTTGGCGGAAGGTTGACTCGCGCGCACATTTCATCGGACGCCAAGCACCAGATCATTATACCAAAGGGCAGCCACGTCTCGAACCTTATCATCGACCATTATCACAAGCTCTCCGGTCATTCAGGAAGACAGCACGTTTTGAGCATGATTCGCCAGAAGTATTGGATAATTAAGGCAAACTCAGCGGTGAGGAGAGTCCTTCGGGGATGTTATAGTTGTCGTAAGCGCGAAGCACCACCTTGCGAGCAAATAATGGCCGACTTACCCGAGGACCGTTTGATTCCCGACAAGCCGCCTTTTACAGCAGTTGGTGTGGATTTCTTTGGTCCTTTCCAAGTACGCCGATCAAGAAGCCTTGTTAAAAGATATGGCGTGATCTTTACTTGTCTCACTATTCGCGCGGTCCACATTGAAGTAGCACATAGCCTCGATACGGACTCGTTCCTTCTCGCACTTAGAAGATTCATTGCAAGAAGAGGTCAGGTGCAAGAGATAAGATCAGACAACGGCACGAACATCACGAGTGGAGAACGCGAGTTGCGAGAGTCGATACAAGCCTGGAATAATGAAAAGATCCATGAAGCAATGTTACAGAAGAGCATCAAATGGAGCTTTAATCCCCCCAGCGGTTCGCACCACGGAGGCATTTGGGAACGTTGCATTCGATCTCTGAGAAAAATCCTGCGTGCTCTTCTCCAGGAACAGACGACGGACGACGAAGGACTTGCCACCCTAATGTGCGAGGTGGAAAGCATTCTAAATAACCGCCCTTTAACAGTGGTGTCGGACGACTCGAGGGATTTGGAACCCTTAACGCCAAACCATTTATTGCTCCTAAAATCTGATGCCCCTATGCCACCAGGTACTTTTCAGAGAGAAGACCTGTTTTCTCGCCGTAGATGGCGCCAAGTGCAGTACCTTGCAGACGTTTTTTGGAAAAGGTGGTCACGAGAATATCTCCCGCTGCTGCAAATtcgccaaaaatggcaatacccTCGCAGAAATCTTGCGGTTGGAGATATTGTATTAGTTGTCACCGAAAACACCAGTCGGAATCAATGGCCACTTGGAAGAATCCAAGAAATTTTTCCGGACAAAAGGGGATTCGTTCGCAAGGTTAAAGTCAGTGTCAGGTCCACCATTCTCGAGCGTCCTGTGgacaaaattgttttattggtggaagaagaaaaatcaaacaGCATATAG